Proteins from one Embleya scabrispora genomic window:
- a CDS encoding DUF3027 domain-containing protein, with product MTLVSAATRSRTPDRLCAEAVDLAFAAAEEAAGQDSVGEHLGVQVDGDRLVTHLFACRESAYHGWRWAVTVARAPRAKLVTVDETVLVPGPEALLAPAWVPWNERLRPGDLGVGDLLPTDADDPRLEFGYTGADETEEESTEPIGLGPKAVAYELGQGRVRVLSPVGRDLAADRWDEHFGRATPMAQAAPAHCTSCGFLVKVGGPLGQAFGVCANEYSPADGRMVSLAYGCGGHSEAAVMPAATPAAELSLDEYRIETVRIRPVESAVDEDGMEPGEDQLGHS from the coding sequence ATCACTCTCGTGAGTGCCGCGACCCGTAGTCGAACCCCGGACCGCCTCTGCGCAGAGGCGGTTGATCTTGCCTTCGCCGCTGCCGAGGAAGCCGCAGGTCAGGACTCCGTCGGCGAGCATCTGGGTGTACAGGTGGATGGTGATCGCCTGGTCACCCACCTGTTCGCGTGCCGCGAGTCCGCCTACCACGGCTGGCGCTGGGCGGTGACCGTTGCCCGGGCGCCCCGCGCCAAGCTGGTGACCGTGGACGAAACGGTCCTCGTACCCGGCCCCGAGGCGCTGCTCGCGCCCGCGTGGGTGCCGTGGAACGAGCGCCTTCGTCCCGGCGACCTCGGCGTGGGCGACCTGTTGCCCACCGACGCCGACGACCCCCGTCTCGAATTCGGTTACACCGGAGCGGACGAGACAGAGGAGGAATCGACCGAGCCGATCGGGCTCGGCCCCAAGGCGGTCGCGTACGAGCTGGGGCAGGGGCGCGTGCGCGTCCTGTCCCCGGTCGGACGCGATCTGGCCGCCGACCGCTGGGACGAGCACTTCGGCCGAGCCACGCCGATGGCCCAGGCCGCGCCCGCGCACTGCACGAGCTGCGGCTTCCTGGTCAAGGTCGGCGGGCCGCTCGGGCAGGCGTTCGGCGTGTGCGCCAACGAGTATTCGCCCGCCGACGGCCGGATGGTCTCGCTGGCCTACGGCTGCGGTGGCCACTCGGAGGCCGCGGTCATGCCCGCCGCGACGCCTGCGGCCGAGCTGTCCCTGGACGAGTACCGGATCGAGACCGTGCGGATCCGCCCGGTCGAGAGCGCGGTGGACGAGGACGGCATGGAGCCCGGAGAGGACCAGTTGGGCCACTCCTGA
- a CDS encoding cold-shock protein, with amino-acid sequence MPTGKVKWFDTDKGFGFLSRDDGGDVFVHASALPQGLDTLKPGTRVEFGIVEGRRGEQALSLRVLDPRPSVVAASRKKPDEMSSIIQDLLKVLEGVDKTLERGRYPDKRATAKVAELLRAVADELDT; translated from the coding sequence GTGCCCACCGGCAAGGTCAAGTGGTTCGACACCGACAAGGGCTTCGGGTTTTTGTCCCGGGACGACGGAGGCGACGTGTTCGTGCACGCGTCGGCACTGCCGCAGGGCCTGGACACGCTCAAGCCCGGCACCCGGGTCGAGTTCGGGATCGTCGAGGGGCGCCGCGGCGAACAGGCCCTCTCGCTTCGCGTCCTGGACCCGCGCCCCTCCGTCGTCGCCGCGAGCCGCAAGAAGCCCGACGAGATGAGTTCCATCATCCAGGACCTGCTCAAGGTCCTGGAGGGGGTCGACAAGACGCTGGAGCGCGGCCGTTACCCCGACAAGCGGGCCACCGCGAAGGTCGCCGAACTGCTGAGAGCCGTCGCCGACGAACTCGACACGTGA
- a CDS encoding futalosine hydrolase has translation MPILVITAVAAERDAVLGGARSWRIPGPDVLAVGAGPAAAAAGTASALARGSYDLVVNAGIGGGFPGVAPVGSTVLATRVVAADLGAQTAEGFVPIEELGFGTSGFEADPRLVTHVGDILRAAGVPLATGPALTVSTVTGTAERAAELAARHAGAAVEGMEGFGVATAAAAHAVPMLELRTVSNAVGPRDRAAWRIPDALRALTAAFAALEGSLTP, from the coding sequence TTGCCCATCCTGGTGATCACCGCCGTGGCCGCCGAGCGCGACGCCGTGCTCGGCGGTGCGCGTTCGTGGCGCATACCCGGGCCCGACGTGCTCGCCGTCGGCGCGGGCCCGGCGGCGGCCGCCGCGGGCACCGCCTCGGCGCTCGCGCGGGGTTCCTACGACCTGGTGGTCAATGCCGGGATCGGGGGCGGCTTTCCGGGGGTGGCGCCGGTCGGCTCGACCGTGCTCGCCACCCGGGTGGTGGCGGCCGACCTGGGGGCGCAGACCGCCGAGGGGTTCGTGCCGATCGAGGAACTGGGCTTCGGGACGAGCGGGTTCGAGGCGGACCCGCGACTGGTCACCCACGTGGGTGACATCCTGCGCGCGGCCGGCGTCCCGCTCGCCACCGGCCCCGCGCTCACCGTCTCCACGGTGACCGGAACGGCCGAGCGCGCCGCCGAGTTGGCCGCCCGCCACGCGGGCGCCGCGGTCGAGGGCATGGAGGGCTTCGGCGTGGCCACCGCCGCCGCGGCCCACGCGGTGCCGATGCTCGAACTGCGCACCGTCTCCAACGCCGTGGGCCCGCGCGATCGTGCGGCCTGGCGCATCCCGGACGCGCTGCGCGCACTCACCGCGGCCTTCGCCGCGCTCGAAGGGAGCCTGACGCCGTGA
- a CDS encoding ABC transporter ATP-binding protein: MAQPMSSASDDRAPRPGRTAVETPEHTGEPTGPAVLTRALTRDYGGGTGIFGIDLTVPRGCVYGLVGPNGAGKTTLLSIMGGTRRADSGEVVFGVDRRRVAVSTDVPEFEPWLTASEVVELAGNLVDRRLPREKVKVALHRTGLSGCGDRKAGSLSRGMTLRLGLAAALVADPELLILDEPTSALDPRGRADVLDLVASMREHTTVVFSSHILADVQRVCDHVGVVRAGRLLYQGSTAELVDTHMRPSWLVRVRGGGTELLRAFAAENWVARVSSLRPGLFRVEARSLEAGERHLAEVLSRSSARVVSVAPEESDLEAAFLSITGGPR; the protein is encoded by the coding sequence ATGGCGCAACCAATGTCGTCGGCCTCCGACGATCGGGCCCCCCGTCCCGGTCGCACCGCCGTCGAGACCCCCGAGCACACCGGCGAACCGACTGGCCCCGCCGTGCTCACGCGCGCCCTGACCAGGGATTACGGCGGTGGCACCGGAATCTTCGGAATCGATCTGACGGTGCCGCGCGGCTGCGTGTACGGCCTGGTGGGACCCAACGGCGCGGGCAAGACCACGCTGTTGTCGATCATGGGCGGCACCCGGCGGGCCGACTCGGGCGAGGTGGTGTTCGGTGTCGATCGGCGCCGGGTCGCGGTGTCGACGGATGTGCCCGAGTTCGAACCGTGGTTGACCGCGTCCGAGGTGGTCGAGTTGGCCGGAAACCTCGTCGATCGGCGGTTGCCCCGGGAGAAGGTGAAGGTCGCACTGCACCGCACCGGCCTGTCCGGCTGCGGCGACCGTAAGGCCGGCTCGCTCTCGCGCGGCATGACGTTGCGCCTGGGACTGGCCGCGGCCCTGGTCGCGGACCCCGAACTGCTGATCCTGGACGAGCCCACCTCGGCCCTCGACCCGCGGGGTCGGGCCGATGTGCTGGACCTGGTGGCGAGCATGCGCGAGCACACCACGGTGGTCTTCTCCAGTCACATCCTGGCCGATGTGCAGCGGGTGTGCGATCACGTCGGCGTGGTGCGCGCGGGTCGGCTGTTGTATCAGGGCTCGACCGCCGAACTCGTGGACACGCACATGCGACCGAGTTGGCTGGTGCGGGTGCGCGGCGGGGGTACGGAACTGCTGCGCGCGTTCGCGGCGGAGAATTGGGTGGCGCGCGTGTCGTCGTTGCGGCCGGGGCTGTTCCGGGTGGAGGCGCGTTCGCTGGAGGCGGGCGAGCGGCATCTGGCCGAGGTGCTCAGCCGCAGCTCGGCACGGGTGGTGTCGGTCGCGCCCGAGGAGTCGGACCTGGAGGCGGCATTCCTGTCCATCACCGGAGGTCCGCGATGA
- a CDS encoding MFS transporter — protein MAASKTSTASRRSIRAPGSTRGSSGRNRGPGRRALGLFGGLFTGGFGKLRGAARAKGAGESGLAKLIELHLINNAGDALVTMALATTMFFSVPTGEARDRVAMYLLITLAPFALLAPVLGPILDRMRRGRRFAMALAMLVRVGLCWLMAGSVNDGGLELYPAAFGVLVSSKVYGVSRSAVVPRLQPRSVSLVKANSRITMFGLIGTMGAAPVAGGLKYAFGTPGILYGACVVFTFGAILSFSLPSKVDSAEGEDRASFTAEAPGVEHERKVSLAKLRGGKAGTSTETVPEPRAEESGEDPAAAGGERESGRKPVRVKTSRRLRSVGPSVVQALWANAAMRGFSGFLIMFLGFLMRKHPVADLSATQATIAVVIAAAVGNAIGTALGAWLKSRAPEVIITAVLLVSASCAAWAAVMYSLVTVLAVAAVAGLAQALGKLSLDAMIQRDIPEAVRTSAFARTETALQVAWVVGGGVGIALPLNGTLGMSVVAGVLTLALVVVGRKLTTRRARRKRSPGMRLRTAR, from the coding sequence GTGGCAGCCTCCAAGACCAGTACCGCATCACGGCGCAGCATTCGCGCGCCCGGCTCCACCCGCGGGTCGTCCGGCAGGAACCGAGGTCCGGGGCGTCGTGCGCTCGGTCTGTTCGGTGGCCTGTTCACCGGCGGCTTCGGCAAACTTCGCGGCGCGGCCCGGGCCAAGGGCGCCGGCGAGAGCGGCCTGGCCAAGCTGATCGAGCTGCATCTGATCAACAACGCGGGCGACGCGCTGGTGACCATGGCCCTGGCCACCACGATGTTCTTCTCGGTGCCCACCGGTGAGGCGCGCGACCGGGTGGCGATGTACCTGCTGATCACCCTCGCGCCGTTCGCGCTGCTCGCCCCGGTGCTCGGGCCGATCCTGGACCGGATGCGCCGAGGTCGCCGCTTCGCGATGGCGCTGGCGATGCTGGTCCGGGTGGGGTTGTGCTGGCTGATGGCCGGCTCGGTGAACGACGGCGGCCTGGAGCTGTACCCGGCGGCGTTCGGTGTGCTGGTGTCCTCGAAGGTGTACGGGGTCAGCCGCAGCGCGGTGGTGCCCCGGCTCCAGCCGCGCTCGGTCTCGCTGGTCAAGGCGAACTCGCGGATCACCATGTTCGGCCTGATCGGCACGATGGGCGCGGCGCCGGTGGCGGGCGGCCTGAAATACGCGTTCGGCACGCCCGGGATCCTGTACGGCGCCTGCGTGGTGTTCACCTTCGGCGCGATCCTGTCCTTCTCGCTGCCGTCGAAGGTCGACTCGGCCGAGGGCGAGGACCGGGCGTCGTTCACCGCCGAGGCCCCCGGTGTCGAACACGAGCGCAAGGTGTCGCTGGCCAAATTGCGCGGCGGCAAGGCCGGTACGAGCACCGAGACGGTGCCCGAGCCCCGGGCCGAGGAGTCGGGCGAGGACCCGGCCGCGGCGGGCGGCGAGCGCGAATCCGGGCGCAAGCCGGTCCGGGTCAAGACCTCGCGGCGGTTGCGCAGCGTGGGCCCGTCGGTGGTCCAGGCGTTGTGGGCGAACGCGGCGATGCGCGGCTTCTCCGGGTTCCTGATCATGTTCCTGGGCTTTTTGATGCGCAAGCACCCGGTCGCCGACCTGTCCGCCACTCAGGCCACCATCGCGGTGGTGATCGCGGCCGCGGTCGGCAACGCGATCGGCACCGCGCTCGGCGCGTGGCTCAAGTCCCGAGCGCCGGAGGTGATCATCACCGCCGTGTTGCTCGTGTCCGCGTCCTGCGCGGCGTGGGCGGCGGTGATGTACAGCCTGGTCACGGTGCTCGCGGTGGCGGCGGTGGCCGGTCTCGCCCAGGCGCTGGGCAAGTTGTCGCTGGACGCGATGATCCAGCGCGACATCCCCGAGGCGGTGCGCACCTCCGCCTTCGCCCGGACCGAGACCGCGCTCCAGGTGGCGTGGGTGGTCGGCGGCGGCGTCGGCATCGCGTTGCCGCTGAACGGCACGCTCGGGATGAGCGTGGTGGCCGGCGTGCTGACCTTGGCGCTGGTGGTCGTGGGCCGCAAACTGACGACGCGCCGGGCGCGCCGCAAGCGGTCCCCCGGCATGCGGCTGCGCACCGCCCGGTAA
- a CDS encoding DNA repair helicase XPB — protein MPDGPLIVQSDKTLLLEVGHEAAAECRRAIAPFAELERAPEHVHTYRLTPLGLWNARAAGHDAEQVVDVLLRHSRYPVPNALLVDVAETMGRYGRLQLSRHPTHGLVLTTTDRAVLEEVLRSKKMAPLVGARVDPDTVIVHPSERGQIKQVLLKLGWPAEDFAGYVDGEAHPIELAEDGWSLRAYQQEAVEGFWHGGSGVVVLPCGAGKTLVGAAAMATAKATTLILVTNTVSARQWKSELVKRTSLTEDEIGEYSGTRKEIRPVTIATYQVVTTRRKGVYPHLELFDSRDWGLIVYDEVHLLPAPIFRFTADLQARRRLGLTATLVREDGREGDVFSLIGPKRYDAPWKEIENQGYIAPADCVEVRVTLTETERLAYATAEPEERYRFCATTASKTRVVKDLVERHRGEQTLVIGQYIDQLDELGEVLDAPVIKGETTNKERERLFDAFRSGAVQALVVSKVANFSIDLPDATVAIQVSGSFGSRQEEAQRLGRVLRPKADGRGARFYSVVARDTIDQDFAAHRQRFLAEQGYAYRIVDSDDVDTQM, from the coding sequence GTGCCCGACGGCCCGCTGATCGTCCAGTCCGACAAGACCCTGCTTCTCGAAGTCGGGCACGAGGCCGCCGCCGAGTGCCGCCGGGCCATCGCGCCGTTCGCCGAGTTGGAGCGCGCTCCCGAGCACGTGCACACCTACCGACTGACCCCGCTCGGCCTGTGGAACGCGCGCGCCGCGGGCCACGACGCCGAGCAGGTCGTGGACGTGCTGCTGCGGCACTCGCGCTACCCCGTGCCCAACGCGCTCCTGGTGGACGTCGCCGAGACGATGGGCCGCTACGGGCGCCTGCAGTTGTCCAGGCACCCCACCCACGGCCTGGTGCTGACCACCACCGACCGGGCGGTGTTGGAGGAGGTGCTGCGCAGCAAGAAGATGGCGCCGCTGGTCGGGGCCCGGGTCGACCCCGACACCGTGATCGTGCACCCCTCCGAACGCGGCCAGATCAAGCAGGTGCTGCTCAAACTCGGCTGGCCCGCCGAGGACTTCGCGGGTTACGTGGACGGCGAGGCGCATCCGATCGAGCTGGCCGAGGACGGCTGGAGCCTGCGCGCCTATCAGCAGGAGGCGGTCGAGGGTTTTTGGCACGGCGGCTCGGGCGTGGTGGTGCTGCCGTGCGGCGCGGGCAAGACGCTGGTCGGCGCGGCGGCGATGGCGACCGCGAAGGCGACCACGCTGATTCTGGTGACCAACACCGTCTCGGCTCGCCAGTGGAAGTCCGAGCTGGTCAAGCGCACCTCGTTGACCGAGGACGAGATCGGCGAGTACAGCGGCACCCGCAAGGAGATCCGGCCGGTGACCATCGCCACCTACCAGGTGGTGACCACGCGGCGAAAGGGCGTGTATCCGCACCTGGAGCTGTTCGACTCCAGGGACTGGGGCCTGATCGTCTACGACGAGGTCCACCTGCTGCCCGCCCCCATCTTCCGGTTCACCGCCGACCTGCAGGCCCGGCGCCGGCTCGGCCTGACCGCGACGCTGGTGCGCGAGGACGGCCGCGAGGGCGACGTGTTCTCGCTGATCGGTCCCAAGCGCTACGACGCGCCGTGGAAGGAGATCGAGAACCAGGGATACATCGCGCCGGCCGACTGCGTCGAGGTCCGGGTGACCCTGACCGAGACGGAACGTTTGGCGTATGCGACCGCCGAGCCCGAGGAGCGCTACCGGTTCTGCGCGACCACCGCGAGCAAGACCCGCGTGGTCAAGGACCTGGTCGAGCGGCACCGCGGCGAGCAGACCCTGGTGATCGGCCAGTACATCGACCAACTCGACGAGCTGGGCGAGGTGTTGGACGCGCCGGTGATCAAGGGCGAGACCACCAACAAGGAACGCGAGCGGTTGTTCGACGCGTTTCGCTCCGGCGCCGTGCAGGCGCTCGTGGTCAGCAAGGTGGCGAACTTCTCGATCGACCTGCCCGACGCCACGGTGGCGATCCAGGTGTCCGGGTCGTTCGGCTCGCGGCAGGAGGAGGCCCAGCGGCTCGGCCGGGTGTTGCGGCCCAAGGCCGACGGCCGGGGCGCGCGGTTCTACTCGGTGGTCGCCCGGGACACCATCGACCAGGACTTCGCGGCGCACCGGCAACGTTTCCTCGCGGAACAGGGCTACGCGTACCGGATCGTCGACTCCGACGACGTGGACACCCAGATGTAG
- a CDS encoding 1,4-dihydroxy-6-naphthoate synthase has translation MTLSLAYSPCPNDTFVFHAWTHGLLPDAPPVEVRYADIDITNGLAERGELDLLKVSYAALPWVLEEYALLPCGGALGRGCGPLVLSLGAGTPEALAGKVVAVPSERSTAYLLFRLWAARHVPGGVGEIRVLPFHEIMPAVRDGVVDAGLVIHEARFTYQRYGLTCLADMGDWWEADTGLPIPLGAIIAKRSLDLSALAAAARASVEHAWADPTASRAYVLEHAQEMDPTVADRHIGLYVNEFTRDLGTEGHAAVSALLDRAAAEGLVPPVPAGALELP, from the coding sequence GTGACCCTGTCGCTGGCCTATTCGCCGTGCCCGAACGACACGTTCGTCTTCCACGCCTGGACGCACGGCCTGCTCCCGGACGCGCCGCCCGTCGAGGTGCGCTACGCCGACATCGACATCACCAACGGTCTGGCCGAGCGCGGCGAGCTGGATCTGCTGAAGGTGTCCTACGCGGCGCTGCCGTGGGTGCTGGAGGAGTACGCGCTGCTGCCGTGCGGCGGGGCGCTGGGGCGTGGTTGCGGCCCGCTCGTGCTGAGCCTGGGCGCGGGCACCCCCGAGGCGCTGGCGGGCAAGGTGGTGGCGGTGCCGAGCGAACGCTCCACCGCGTACCTGCTGTTCCGGCTCTGGGCGGCGCGGCACGTGCCCGGTGGGGTCGGCGAGATCCGGGTGTTGCCGTTCCACGAGATCATGCCCGCGGTGCGCGACGGCGTGGTGGACGCGGGCCTGGTCATCCACGAGGCGCGCTTCACCTATCAGCGGTACGGCCTGACCTGCCTCGCCGACATGGGCGACTGGTGGGAGGCGGACACCGGCCTGCCGATCCCGCTCGGCGCGATCATCGCCAAGCGCTCACTGGACCTTTCGGCCCTGGCCGCCGCCGCGCGCGCCTCGGTCGAGCACGCCTGGGCCGACCCCACCGCGTCGCGCGCCTATGTCCTGGAACACGCCCAGGAGATGGATCCGACGGTCGCCGATCGGCACATCGGCCTGTACGTCAACGAGTTCACCCGCGACCTGGGCACCGAGGGCCACGCGGCGGTGTCCGCGCTGCTCGATCGCGCCGCCGCCGAGGGCCTGGTCCCGCCCGTCCCGGCCGGTGCCCTGGAACTCCCCTAG
- the larE gene encoding ATP-dependent sacrificial sulfur transferase LarE: MVGFDLDMTLVDSRPGIGAAWSVLAAETGAAIDIPLVVSRLGPPLEVEVANWFPAAEVSAVAARYREIYPHHAVHGTDVLPGAREALAAVHRHGGRTMVVTGKHEPNARLHLDHLDLAVDHLVGDLWGEQKGVALRASGAGVYVGDHLGDLIGARAAGAIAVGVATGPISAEDLRAAGADVVLSDLTGFPAWLDAHVADLRLGALRERLASLGSVAVAFSGGADSAFLLAAAVRTLGAAHVLALTTDSPGLPAAERDAARAFAAELGVRHELVPSDEMARAGYRDNNGDRCRFCKTELMAVLAPVARAAGMAHIATGTNADDARVGFRPGIAAAAEAGAVTPLLDAGLTKTQIRAISRTWGLPTWDKPAAACLSSRVAYGVAITPARLARVERAETALRMVLARDGIAVRNLRVRDLGQFARIEVDAALSTAVADHEPALAAVRDAGFARVEVDPLGYREGAMNELLPDPELYR; encoded by the coding sequence ATCGTTGGCTTCGACCTGGACATGACGCTCGTCGATTCGCGCCCCGGCATCGGGGCGGCGTGGTCCGTGCTCGCCGCGGAGACCGGTGCGGCGATCGACATCCCGCTGGTCGTCTCCCGGCTCGGGCCGCCGCTGGAGGTCGAGGTGGCGAACTGGTTCCCGGCGGCCGAGGTGAGCGCCGTCGCCGCGCGCTATCGCGAGATCTATCCGCACCACGCCGTGCACGGCACCGACGTGCTGCCCGGTGCGCGCGAGGCGCTGGCCGCGGTGCACCGACACGGCGGTCGCACCATGGTGGTCACCGGCAAGCACGAGCCCAACGCCCGGCTGCACCTGGATCATCTGGACCTGGCCGTGGACCACCTGGTCGGCGATCTGTGGGGCGAGCAGAAGGGCGTGGCGCTGCGCGCGTCGGGGGCGGGGGTGTACGTCGGCGACCATCTCGGCGACCTGATCGGGGCCCGGGCGGCCGGCGCGATCGCGGTCGGGGTGGCCACCGGGCCGATCTCCGCCGAGGACCTGCGCGCGGCCGGGGCCGACGTGGTGCTTTCGGACCTGACCGGCTTTCCCGCGTGGCTGGACGCGCACGTGGCCGACCTGCGGCTGGGCGCGCTGCGCGAGCGGTTGGCATCGTTGGGGAGCGTCGCGGTGGCGTTCTCGGGCGGCGCCGACTCGGCGTTCCTGCTCGCGGCGGCGGTGCGCACCCTGGGGGCGGCCCACGTGCTCGCGCTGACCACCGACTCGCCCGGCCTGCCGGCCGCCGAACGCGACGCCGCGCGGGCCTTCGCCGCGGAGCTGGGGGTGCGTCACGAGCTGGTGCCCAGCGACGAGATGGCCCGGGCGGGCTACCGCGACAACAACGGCGACCGGTGCCGGTTCTGCAAGACGGAGCTGATGGCGGTGCTCGCCCCCGTGGCCCGCGCGGCGGGGATGGCGCACATCGCCACCGGGACCAACGCGGACGACGCGCGCGTGGGCTTTCGGCCCGGGATCGCCGCGGCGGCCGAGGCCGGCGCGGTCACCCCGCTGCTCGACGCCGGATTGACCAAGACCCAGATACGGGCGATCAGCCGGACCTGGGGACTGCCCACCTGGGACAAGCCGGCCGCGGCCTGCCTGTCCAGCCGGGTCGCCTACGGGGTGGCGATCACCCCGGCTCGGCTGGCCCGGGTGGAACGCGCGGAGACCGCGTTGCGGATGGTGCTGGCCCGGGACGGCATCGCGGTGCGCAACCTGCGGGTGCGCGATCTGGGGCAGTTCGCGCGGATCGAGGTGGACGCCGCGCTGAGCACCGCCGTGGCCGACCACGAACCGGCCCTGGCCGCGGTCCGGGACGCGGGCTTCGCCCGGGTCGAGGTGGATCCGCTGGGCTATCGAGAGGGCGCGATGAACGAACTGCTGCCCGACCCGGAGCTGTACCGCTGA